From Litoribacterium kuwaitense, a single genomic window includes:
- a CDS encoding TIGR01457 family HAD-type hydrolase: MKTYEGFLIDLDGTMYRGKDEIKEATQFVQQLKANGQPYLFVTNNSTKRPEEVAEKLASFGVPAGPEHIVTTSMATAQYMKERNQGKRVYFIGQAGLEHALTSEGFEVTEASPDYVVVGLDPEVTYEKLAIACLAVRKGAFFISTNSDRALVTERGFLPGNGAITSVVEVSTGQQPVYIGKPEAIIMEQAISRMGLPKDKVLMIGDNYDTDIVAGIRAGVDTLLVHTGVTTAEHLKSVEVMPTWTATSLANINI, translated from the coding sequence ATGAAAACGTATGAAGGGTTTTTAATTGATCTTGATGGAACGATGTATCGTGGTAAAGACGAGATTAAGGAAGCGACACAATTTGTTCAGCAGTTAAAAGCAAATGGACAACCATACTTATTTGTCACAAACAATTCGACGAAGCGGCCAGAAGAGGTCGCAGAAAAATTGGCGTCTTTTGGTGTTCCTGCTGGCCCAGAGCATATCGTGACGACGAGCATGGCCACTGCTCAATATATGAAGGAGCGGAATCAAGGGAAGCGCGTCTATTTTATCGGACAAGCAGGTCTTGAGCATGCTTTAACAAGTGAAGGGTTTGAAGTGACAGAGGCTTCCCCAGATTATGTCGTTGTTGGTTTAGATCCGGAGGTAACATATGAAAAGCTTGCAATCGCTTGTTTAGCTGTGCGTAAGGGCGCTTTTTTCATTTCCACGAACTCTGACCGTGCACTCGTCACCGAACGAGGATTTTTACCAGGCAATGGCGCTATTACGTCTGTTGTTGAAGTGTCTACAGGACAACAGCCAGTTTATATCGGAAAACCGGAAGCCATTATTATGGAGCAGGCCATTTCACGAATGGGGTTACCGAAAGACAAAGTTCTCATGATTGGCGACAATTACGATACAGATATCGTTGCGGGCATACGGGCTGGTGTTGATACATTACTCGTGCATACAGGGGTGACGACCGCGGAGCATCTAAAGTCGGTTGAAGTTATGCCAACGTGGACAGCGACATCTTTAGCAAACATAAATATTTAA
- a CDS encoding DUF86 domain-containing protein codes for MYFVDRNDVEDRLQYIEKLNDIYQTNQSWTTSMEKLALERLVHGWIEAIVDTGNLLIDGYFMRDPGGYADIIDILEDERVMSKDIAAQIHHLIKQRSLIVRELTQIDHQKLFEDTKQSWGAVQAFPELVRSYMREETSANAFKNNPQQI; via the coding sequence ATGTACTTTGTAGACCGAAACGATGTAGAGGATCGACTGCAGTATATTGAAAAGTTAAATGATATATATCAAACCAATCAATCATGGACGACAAGCATGGAAAAGCTTGCTTTAGAACGTCTCGTTCATGGGTGGATTGAAGCCATTGTCGATACTGGAAATTTATTAATTGATGGGTATTTCATGAGAGATCCCGGAGGCTACGCAGATATTATTGATATTTTAGAGGACGAGCGCGTAATGTCTAAAGACATCGCTGCACAAATTCATCATTTAATAAAGCAACGGTCGTTAATTGTTCGTGAGCTAACGCAGATCGATCATCAAAAATTATTTGAGGATACAAAACAATCTTGGGGGGCTGTGCAAGCATTTCCTGAGCTCGTGCGAAGTTATATGAGAGAAGAAACGTCGGCCAATGCATTTAAAAACAATCCGCAGCAAATTTAA
- a CDS encoding cytosolic protein gives MLIPEQLPEGPYGSPRNKHTPVINKSTPWKDGQRYYSAFNYNDKEFHQDTMRLEPGAHPPHDDSNRQHQNADAPEKN, from the coding sequence ATGCTGATTCCGGAACAGCTCCCTGAAGGGCCGTACGGTTCACCTCGTAACAAGCACACACCGGTCATCAATAAAAGCACGCCTTGGAAAGATGGTCAACGCTATTACAGCGCATTTAACTATAATGACAAAGAATTCCACCAGGACACAATGCGATTAGAGCCCGGTGCTCACCCACCTCATGATGATTCAAACAGGCAGCACCAAAACGCAGATGCTCCTGAAAAAAATTAG
- a CDS encoding YutD family protein produces the protein MVQIQGNQYEVVENFREAFKEDAFKERYSDILKKYDFIVGDWGYNQLRLRGFYEDAQKKAPFDKKISTLTEYLYEYCNFGCPYFVLKKENKASDANE, from the coding sequence GTGGTACAAATCCAGGGAAACCAATATGAAGTTGTCGAAAATTTCCGCGAAGCGTTTAAGGAAGATGCCTTTAAAGAACGCTATAGTGATATTTTAAAAAAATATGATTTTATTGTAGGCGATTGGGGCTACAACCAGTTAAGGCTAAGAGGTTTTTATGAAGACGCGCAAAAAAAGGCGCCTTTTGATAAAAAGATCAGCACGCTGACTGAGTATTTATACGAGTATTGCAATTTTGGCTGTCCTTATTTTGTGTTAAAAAAAGAAAACAAAGCCTCGGATGCGAACGAATAA
- a CDS encoding YhcN/YlaJ family sporulation lipoprotein: MNIKKATPWLLILLCTAACQQTDSDQALYKRDTHDEPRLTTEQLPNNLYDTNSAGLRKVENGYAAERVREQDLLNRGGVASPSINKRHLAGAISELATSIDDVSDTTTLATDKEVLIAYQGNGDDREELADQVKKSALSLIPRWYHVYVADDADLQSELERLGELPAEAEATRTEVDQMIEHMIANYPQGEKVSTVENENGERNGQSKWYKDSAPQDAKKRMGQ; this comes from the coding sequence ATGAACATAAAAAAAGCAACGCCGTGGCTCCTGATTTTGCTGTGTACAGCTGCCTGCCAACAGACAGATTCTGATCAGGCACTTTATAAAAGAGATACACACGACGAGCCACGATTAACAACTGAACAGCTTCCAAACAATCTTTATGATACCAACTCTGCAGGCTTACGAAAAGTAGAGAATGGTTATGCTGCCGAACGAGTTCGTGAGCAAGACCTTCTCAATCGGGGCGGCGTCGCTTCACCTAGCATTAATAAACGCCATCTCGCTGGAGCGATTAGTGAACTTGCAACGTCCATTGATGACGTATCTGACACGACGACCTTAGCAACGGATAAAGAAGTGCTTATAGCCTATCAAGGAAACGGTGACGATCGAGAAGAGCTGGCGGATCAAGTGAAAAAGTCAGCGCTGTCTCTTATCCCAAGGTGGTATCACGTATACGTAGCTGATGATGCGGATTTACAGTCTGAGTTAGAGCGCTTGGGAGAATTACCTGCCGAGGCAGAAGCAACGCGGACAGAAGTAGACCAAATGATTGAGCATATGATTGCCAATTATCCTCAGGGAGAAAAGGTAAGCACCGTCGAAAATGAAAATGGTGAACGCAACGGCCAATCTAAATGGTACAAAGACAGCGCACCTCAAGACGCGAAAAAGCGAATGGGACAATAA
- the yunB gene encoding sporulation protein YunB: MRKLYISRRRRRSLLISFLVFILLSIHGVWLVNKGIEPTIMDLAKTKTDELAREAINRTIIEDIVGGVDMRELVILHERPSNNVSYSFDPQVYNQLLSNTIQRVEMYLKDIEKGKIDDLNSFDAPEHLNNVSWTTDEQGIVYWVPLGVSTRNALLANLGPKVPVRFSLIGDVKAEIDTQISKVGINNTYLELFVDLTVQLNVIIPSTKEVTVVQNTIKIGDLFIEGDVPQFYQSSGSASPIVPVPAQPDDWNGDEE, translated from the coding sequence ATGCGCAAGCTGTACATCTCAAGAAGGCGTCGCCGTTCTCTTCTCATTAGCTTCCTCGTTTTTATTCTTTTATCTATTCACGGTGTCTGGCTTGTTAATAAAGGCATTGAACCAACAATTATGGATTTGGCAAAGACAAAGACTGATGAACTGGCTAGAGAAGCGATTAACCGTACCATCATTGAGGATATTGTTGGCGGTGTTGATATGCGTGAACTAGTGATTCTGCATGAGCGTCCGTCAAACAATGTGAGCTATAGCTTTGATCCACAAGTTTACAATCAACTTCTGTCCAATACGATTCAGCGTGTAGAGATGTATTTAAAAGATATTGAAAAGGGAAAAATTGATGATTTAAATAGCTTTGATGCACCAGAGCATTTAAATAACGTCTCGTGGACGACAGATGAACAAGGAATTGTTTACTGGGTTCCTTTAGGGGTATCTACGCGGAATGCCCTATTAGCCAATTTAGGTCCGAAAGTGCCTGTTCGCTTCAGTTTAATCGGAGACGTTAAAGCAGAAATTGATACACAGATCTCTAAAGTCGGTATCAACAATACGTATTTGGAACTGTTTGTTGACTTAACGGTGCAATTAAATGTCATTATTCCTTCGACTAAAGAGGTTACTGTCGTCCAAAATACGATCAAAATTGGCGACTTATTTATTGAAGGAGATGTACCGCAATTTTATCAATCGAGCGGTTCGGCGTCGCCTATTGTACCAGTTCCTGCACAGCCTGATGATTGGAATGGTGATGAAGAGTAA
- a CDS encoding YunC family protein, with amino-acid sequence MVTMTPIDVEGHTFTAVTVRLPKTNFMAVTGENGYVMCGALDVALLNEKLADRRILAGRAVGVRTIDDLLNAPLESVTDAAKEQGVDRGMSVKEALILMNG; translated from the coding sequence ATGGTCACAATGACCCCAATTGATGTTGAAGGACATACGTTTACGGCAGTAACTGTCCGTTTACCCAAAACCAACTTTATGGCGGTGACTGGGGAGAACGGTTATGTAATGTGTGGGGCTCTTGACGTCGCTTTATTAAATGAAAAATTAGCCGACCGCCGCATTTTAGCTGGACGGGCTGTGGGCGTTCGTACAATTGACGACTTACTCAATGCCCCATTAGAATCTGTCACAGACGCAGCGAAGGAACAGGGTGTTGACCGCGGTATGTCTGTAAAAGAGGCGCTCATCCTGATGAATGGGTAG
- a CDS encoding bifunctional metallophosphatase/5'-nucleotidase, whose product MIGLTAPFKHFYELLGWDVLDAEEVLPPLLHELEDEADIIVLLSHLGYWTDVSLAEAFPDIDVILGAHTHHVLPEGERVGDTLICQGGKHGKYVGQTTLTIEGGCLIHSEDQLHQATNKPKDRQAVALLEELHATAEEDLHVPIGTLDQPLTHNWFSPSNFSMMLAKALRQWCKADIGMVNAGLLLQSLPAGAVTEKDIHEACPHPINPCLVTLTGAQLREIVKDASTEEKIHLRFKGLGFRGTLMGIMVYDGLQTSTTSDTGRETMTITVHGKPLEPDRLYRIGTVDMFTFGSLYPQLVRLPNKTYFVPEMLRDLIAWALSKPSPV is encoded by the coding sequence TTGATTGGCTTAACAGCACCTTTTAAACATTTCTATGAGCTCCTCGGCTGGGATGTTCTGGATGCAGAAGAAGTCTTGCCGCCGCTATTGCACGAGCTAGAGGACGAAGCGGATATCATTGTTCTTCTTTCGCACCTTGGATATTGGACAGATGTCAGTTTAGCCGAAGCGTTTCCGGACATTGACGTGATTTTAGGTGCACATACACATCACGTGCTTCCTGAAGGAGAAAGAGTGGGTGACACGTTGATTTGTCAAGGGGGGAAGCATGGCAAGTATGTTGGACAAACGACGCTTACGATTGAGGGGGGGTGCCTCATTCATTCAGAAGATCAGCTTCATCAGGCGACGAACAAACCGAAAGATAGGCAAGCGGTGGCATTATTAGAAGAGCTTCATGCCACTGCCGAAGAGGATTTGCACGTGCCGATTGGTACTCTTGATCAACCACTGACACATAACTGGTTTTCGCCATCAAATTTCTCAATGATGCTGGCAAAAGCTTTACGGCAATGGTGTAAAGCAGATATTGGCATGGTAAATGCTGGTCTGCTTCTGCAAAGTTTACCTGCAGGAGCGGTTACAGAAAAAGATATTCATGAAGCTTGTCCTCACCCCATCAATCCGTGCTTAGTGACATTAACTGGGGCTCAATTGCGAGAAATTGTCAAAGATGCATCCACCGAAGAAAAGATTCATTTACGCTTTAAAGGGCTTGGCTTCCGGGGAACCTTAATGGGTATCATGGTTTATGATGGACTTCAAACGTCGACAACGAGCGATACTGGCAGGGAAACGATGACCATTACAGTTCATGGAAAGCCGCTCGAGCCGGACCGTTTATATCGAATTGGGACGGTCGACATGTTTACTTTCGGCTCTCTTTACCCACAGCTCGTTCGTTTACCAAATAAGACATATTTCGTCCCTGAAATGCTTCGTGACTTGATTGCTTGGGCGCTTTCCAAGCCATCACCTGTCTAG
- a CDS encoding DUF72 domain-containing protein, translating to MIYVGVTGWGDHDILYSQVPAHQKLAVYSEHFPVVEVDSSFYAIQPQKNYEKWLHDTPEGFRFVVKAYQEMTGHRRGEGTFDSKEELFAAYRHSIEPMRVSGRLGAILCQFPPWFDCTREHVAVLRDMKRRLSDLPLALEFRHQSWFHNGMREKTLQFMKEEQWIHSVCDEPQAGDGSIPIVPVATSETATLIRFHGRNTAGWQRQGRTREEWRKVRCLYKYSERELREWIPLIQKLTKASDNVYILFNNNSAGDAVPNAKQLIELLNLDQTDRLAAKQLDLFD from the coding sequence ATGATTTATGTTGGTGTTACAGGGTGGGGGGACCATGACATCCTTTATTCGCAAGTTCCTGCGCATCAAAAGCTAGCGGTTTATAGTGAGCACTTTCCCGTGGTGGAAGTGGATAGCTCTTTTTATGCCATTCAGCCGCAAAAGAACTATGAAAAGTGGCTGCATGATACGCCGGAAGGATTCCGTTTTGTCGTAAAAGCTTATCAGGAAATGACAGGTCATCGGCGTGGAGAAGGAACGTTTGATTCCAAAGAAGAGTTGTTTGCTGCTTATAGGCATTCTATTGAGCCGATGCGGGTGTCCGGCCGGCTCGGAGCGATCCTCTGTCAGTTTCCTCCGTGGTTTGACTGTACGCGTGAGCATGTTGCTGTTTTGCGAGATATGAAACGTCGTCTGTCAGACTTGCCATTAGCGCTTGAATTCAGGCATCAGTCGTGGTTTCATAATGGAATGCGTGAGAAGACACTTCAGTTTATGAAAGAGGAGCAATGGATTCATAGCGTGTGCGATGAGCCTCAGGCGGGTGATGGATCGATTCCGATCGTGCCGGTCGCTACATCAGAGACAGCAACGCTGATTCGCTTTCATGGCAGGAATACTGCTGGCTGGCAACGGCAAGGACGTACGCGAGAGGAATGGCGCAAAGTTCGTTGTTTATATAAGTATAGTGAGCGAGAATTGCGTGAGTGGATTCCGTTGATTCAGAAGCTCACAAAAGCATCGGACAACGTCTATATTTTGTTCAACAATAATTCAGCTGGCGATGCAGTTCCAAATGCGAAGCAATTGATTGAGCTTTTAAATTTGGATCAGACGGACCGGTTAGCAGCTAAACAGCTGGATTTATTTGATTAA
- a CDS encoding dihydrolipoyl dehydrogenase family protein yields MNTYDVAIIGAGAGGLNAAFEAVQLHKKVVLIDQFKPGGECTWSGCIPSKALIQIAKDVKNAQKFGSIHIESKQILEKVRHLIETAHQGEAVEVLEDAGITYVQGSASFKDANTLMVNDDDITADKIVISTGSSALVPPINGLENVNYLTNETVFLLEELPKELIVLGGGAIGVELSQAMQRLGVQVKVVEMAETILPREEKDMAQAVQSILQREGVAFYTSAKAVKVKEDEKGITLTFEQHGQEKDITAENMLVALGRKPNTAGLNLDQIGVTYHAKGIEVNEYYETSVPNVYAVGDVVGPFLFSHTGGLQGKHAMRNAFSGTKKVINFDHVAWCTFTEPELARSGMTEAEAREKYHDRIAVYTMNYSDVDRAVVDEKTDGMAKVICDDEGLILGASILGERACEMLCELQILKSQNIPFYKLQEAIHPYPGYSELLLMMSTEAYNHQ; encoded by the coding sequence ATGAACACATATGATGTTGCGATTATCGGAGCAGGTGCAGGCGGATTAAATGCAGCTTTTGAAGCGGTCCAGTTGCATAAAAAAGTTGTTCTCATTGATCAATTTAAGCCTGGCGGAGAATGTACATGGTCAGGATGTATTCCTAGTAAAGCGCTCATTCAAATCGCTAAAGACGTTAAAAACGCGCAAAAATTTGGCTCAATTCATATTGAATCAAAACAAATCTTAGAAAAAGTACGGCATTTGATCGAAACGGCTCACCAAGGCGAAGCGGTTGAAGTCCTAGAAGACGCAGGCATTACGTATGTACAAGGGTCTGCTTCATTCAAAGATGCAAACACTTTAATGGTCAATGACGATGACATCACAGCGGATAAAATCGTCATTTCGACAGGCTCTTCCGCTCTCGTTCCACCGATAAACGGCTTAGAGAATGTAAACTATTTAACGAATGAGACAGTCTTTTTACTTGAAGAACTGCCAAAAGAGCTCATCGTTCTCGGCGGAGGCGCGATCGGAGTTGAGCTTTCCCAAGCGATGCAGCGCTTAGGCGTCCAAGTCAAGGTCGTCGAAATGGCAGAAACCATTTTACCCCGCGAAGAGAAGGACATGGCACAGGCTGTCCAGTCCATTTTGCAGCGAGAAGGTGTCGCGTTTTATACATCCGCAAAAGCCGTTAAAGTGAAGGAGGATGAAAAAGGAATTACCCTCACTTTTGAACAGCATGGACAAGAAAAAGACATCACTGCTGAAAACATGCTAGTCGCCTTAGGACGAAAACCCAACACAGCAGGCTTAAATTTAGATCAGATCGGTGTCACTTACCATGCAAAAGGAATTGAAGTCAACGAATACTACGAGACATCCGTACCTAACGTGTACGCAGTCGGTGACGTCGTCGGACCATTCTTGTTTTCACATACAGGCGGATTACAAGGAAAGCATGCGATGCGAAACGCCTTCTCAGGAACTAAAAAGGTCATCAATTTCGATCATGTCGCCTGGTGTACATTTACGGAGCCAGAGCTGGCGAGATCAGGCATGACCGAAGCAGAAGCGCGCGAAAAATATCACGACCGCATCGCCGTCTATACGATGAATTACAGCGATGTCGACCGTGCTGTCGTTGATGAGAAAACAGACGGCATGGCAAAAGTTATTTGTGACGATGAAGGCTTGATCTTAGGTGCAAGTATTTTAGGCGAGCGTGCCTGTGAAATGCTTTGTGAACTACAAATTTTAAAATCCCAAAATATTCCTTTTTACAAATTACAAGAAGCCATTCACCCATACCCTGGATATAGCGAATTGTTGCTTATGATGAGCACAGAAGCCTATAATCATCAATAA